The following are encoded together in the Lytechinus variegatus isolate NC3 chromosome 19, Lvar_3.0, whole genome shotgun sequence genome:
- the LOC121405791 gene encoding uncharacterized protein LOC121405791, with protein sequence MKDNLPMEAMRAHITSCQKNGKEGPVAGYSKRTLKELDDVPMDDLIEDPFATDDPSGSEGDDGWIEDSDEEVPALRKLSDVNDDIDDGDDDSDFNYDETFLSTSNKCAHDTSVDKNIEYEVAKQPESTDFVKEGTIIDLLEQNHEHVRKELAKTQSSVSVLPKDETSKMQKSSERRRKQVLIPRDKMIKKTSVVHSDPTLHLQQNTPTSQSKAVASHEIQSSANKLKDLNKKTISGAGQKDGNALYFTLWHPKNSEVKTTSQLQNVNSGLEKSVPRATVTKQIESLKSDHVREHVRNLAANDGTNSSDKVHRGKQVLETIAEKESTSKPGSILPLPTAQETLGTILISRKVKKERCEVVTGKSAKSENGNKTQAPKQIIVESHEGHQSYPQVLPTSSVKDSTKDGKLLGGDKGSKKKYTSVEEYVEDLKRMMQEKGISNMVVHGPKRVISDVTKKLNAVTLPPTSVFCKAPFANKELLKLTTVNEEPLKLNSSVPTANKEPLKLNPSVRTANKEPLKLNPTVRTANEEPLKLNPSVRTANEEPLKLNPSVPTVNKEPLQLNPSLLPVNKEPLKPHVSLPTEPKFGESNKSKESSVKNERPVMTPSSVRMPALVVGASIKDSTPTGISKRVVESKDLPTTLSTHVIKEPNIIKKSDSLNVKGTAPNKMTSVSGTSNSTGPVQLLQPGNNLVRYIVTCPNGQRKILQVPGGIPGVSNKTGSGQPRILLCKSSVDLNVGSVMGPKGNAPASSSPVKVITKVFSSGAKVKKIRIVNKSLLSDLQRSHTVPNDNKTDPLKMTIKKNIYQKNIVSNQDGTYVFTQKAAKEHRQPEDHSTKVSKDQNKTVVKHDTECSASLDTTGDICRSSDNLGSNSTSRRKSRRDRKVSRPYSPPPQKKRKVTPSSSPSNPVNSPGDRGCPGLPSRPKPSPRPVVVLKKELDIPRDVTFSGDVMGDFPAKGIGIAIKSEPLSDDEAINALESSPSRIENRAVKTEPDYDSDSTDIPTDPEDIEEDDVHANTKPKEQLPETTSATDNCGLPKVSETEFLSRAEKMRLLQQRIEEQESILENIKKQRHELEMQRQNNPYLEDLM encoded by the coding sequence ATGAAAGATAATCTCCCCATGGAGGCTATGAGAGCACACATCACCTCATGTCAAAAGAATGGCAAGGAGGGCCCAGTCGCTGGCTACTCCAAGAGAACTTTGAAGGAACTCGACGATGTCCCCATGGATGACCTCATTGAGGACCCTTTTGCTACCGATGATCCATCAGGCAGTGAGGGCGATGACGGGTGGATAGAAGACTCTGATGAAGAAGTCCCGGCTTTGCGGAAGCTTTCCGATGTCAACGACGATATCGACGATGGGGATGATGATTCAGACTTCAATTATGATGAGACATTTTTGTCGACATCAAATAAATGCGCACATGATACTTCAGTTGATAAGAACATCGAATATGAAGTAGCAAAACAGCCAGAGTCCACAGATTTTGTGAAAGAGGGAACAATCATTGACTTGCTGGAACAAAATCACGAACATGTCAGAAAGGAGCTAGCAAAGACACAGAGTTCAGTGTCAGTACTCCCCAAAGATGAGACAAGCAAAATGCAGAAGAGTAGCGAGCGTAGGAGGAAACAGGTGTTAATACCCAGAGACAAGATGATTAAGAAGACCTCTGTGGTTCATTCTGACCCAACTTTACACCTTCAGCAAAACACACCAACTTCCCAAAGTAAGGCAGTAGCTTCACATGAAATTCAAAGCTCTGCTAACAAGCTTAAGGATCTTAACAAGAAGACCATCAGTGGTGCTGGTCAAAAAGATGGTAATGCCTTATACTTCACACTTTGGCATCCAAAAAACAGTGAGGTCAAAACCACTTCACAATTGCAGAATGTTAACTCCGGATTGGAGAAGTCAGTTCCAAGGGCAACAGTCACCAAGCAAATTGAATCACTGAAAAGCGATCACGTCAGGGAACACGTCAGGAACTTGGCAGCAAACGACGGAACAAATAGCAGTGATAAGGTGCACAGAGGAAAACAAGTATTAGAAACCATTGCTGAAAAGGAATCAACATCTAAACCCGGCTCAATTCTTCCTCTACCTACAGCACAAGAAACCTTGGGTACCATTCTTATATCACGTAAGGTTAAGAAGGAAAGGTGTGAGGTGGTCACAGGAAAGTCAGCCAAATCTGAAAACGGTAATAAAACGCAGGCTCCGAAGCAAATCATTGTTGAATCGCACGAGGGACACCAGTCTTACCCCCAAGTCCTGCCAACCTCGAGCGTCAAAGACAGTACGAAGGACGGTAAACTGTTGGGTGGCGATAAGGGTAGTAAGAAGAAGTACACGTCGGTGGAAGAGTATGTTGAAGACCTCAAAAGGATGATGCAAGAGAAGGGTATTTCGAACATGGTAGTGCATGGTCCTAAACGTGTTATTTCGGATGTTACCAAAAAGTTGAATGCTGTCACTCTTCCGCCTACCTCTGTCTTTTGCAAGGCTCCCTTCGCGAATAAAGAACTCCTGAAACTTACTACCGTGAATGAAGAACCCCTGAAACTTAATTCCTCAGTACCTACCGCGAATAAAGAACCCCTGAAACTTAATCCTTCAGTACGTACCGCGAATAAAGAACCCCTGAAACTTAATCCCACGGTACGTACCGCGAATGAAGAACCCCTGAAACTTAATCCCTCGGTACGTACCGCGAATGAAGAACCCCTGAAACTTAATCCTTCAGTACCTACCGTGAATAAAGAACCCTTGCAACTTAATCCCTCACTACTTCCCGTGAATAAAGAACCCCTAAAACCTCATGTTTCACTACCTACAGAACCAAAGTTTGGTGAATCCAACAAATCTAAAGAATCATCAGTGAAGAATGAACGACCAGTTATGACCCCAAGTTCAGTACGCATGCCTGCTCTTGTAGTTGGAGCGTCCATTAAAGACTCTACACCAACCGGCATCAGTAAACGTGTAGTTGAATCAAAAGATTTGCCAACCACTCTGTCCACACATGTCATCAAGGAACCCAACATCATCAAGAAAAGCGACTCTTTGAACGTCAAGGGAACTGCACCAAATAAAATGACTTCTGTAAGTGGTACCTCTAACTCTACTGGACCTGTGCAGCTGCTGCAACCGGGAAACAATCTTGTTCGGTATATTGTAACTTGCCCCAATGGTCAGAGAAAAATTCTCCAGGTACCTGGAGGCATTCCTGGTGTGAGCAACAAAACTGGCTCAGGTCAGCCCCGGATATTACTATGTAAGTCTAGTGTAGATCTGAATGTTGGTAGTGTTATGGGTCCGAAAGGAAATGCACCGGCAAGCAGCAGCCCGGTGAAGGTCATAACTAAAGTCTTTTCGTCGGGTGCCAAAGTAAAAAAGATAAGAATAGTAAATAAGTCTCTCTTGTCTGATCTGCAAAGAAGCCACACTGTGCCCAATGACAACAAGACAGACCCTCTGAAAATGACAATCAAGAAGAATATTTACCAGAAAAACATAGTGTCTAATCAAGATGGGACGTATGTATTCACTCAAAAGGCAGCAAAGGAGCACAGACAACCAGAGGACCATTCTACCAAGGTTTCCAAAGACCAAAATAAGACTGTGGTTAAACATGATACAGAATGTTCCGCATCGCTTGACACAACGGGTGATATTTGCCGATCCAGTGATAATCTTGGGAGCAACTCAACTTCCCGACGGAAAAGTCGGCGGGACAGAAAAGTATCAAGGCCGTACTCTCCTCCACCACAGAAGAAGAGAAAAGTGACGCCCTCATCGTCACCGTCAAACCCAGTGAATTCACCTGGTGACAGGGGCTGCCCTGGCCTGCCTTCGCGTCCTAAACCTTCACCACGACCTGTTGTCGTTTTGAAGAAAGAACTAGACATTCCACGTGATGTGACGTTCTCGGGCGATGTAATGGGAGATTTTCCTGCAAAGGGAATAGGGATAGCCATTAAATCCGAACCACTTTCCGATGATGAGGCCATAAATGCTCTTGAATCTAGCCCGAGTCGTATTGAGAACAGGGCTGTTAAAACCGAACCGGATTACGATTCCGATTCTACAGATATTCCAACCGATCCGGAGGACATTGAGGAAGACGATGTTCATGCTAATACCAAGCCTAAAGAGCAGCTTCCAGAAACTACGTCAGCCACTGACAATTGTGGGCTCCCGAAGGTTTCCGAAACGGAGTTCTTGTCGCGAGCCGAAAAAATGCGTCTTCTCCAACAGCGGATTGAAGAGCAGGAGTCCATCCTTGAGAACATCAAGAAACAACGGCATGAATTAGAAATGCAGAGACAGAATAATCCTTATTTAGAAGATCTCATGTGA